The proteins below come from a single Oxobacter pfennigii genomic window:
- a CDS encoding glycosyltransferase family A protein, whose protein sequence is MEKTRVLIASPICQDPIILKEYLLSMLNIDTSDLETEFLFIDDNTMQISKELLKKFKADRCVTDIIDAENRQEYIRTDMTHKWNNVLIEKVAHYRNIILSAAREKNYDFLFMVDSDLLLHPDTLKHLISLNKDIISEIFWTKWAPGGMEYPQVWLYDHNTLHEIERGKFLSESEIKSRTNKFMNKLKIPGVYKVGGLGACTLISQKVLRSTISYDNLPNISFQGEDRHFCIRAAALGFELYVDTHYPAYHIYRRKNLDNVEKFKVKCGYSIMNI, encoded by the coding sequence ATGGAAAAGACAAGAGTACTTATAGCAAGCCCCATTTGCCAGGATCCGATAATTCTAAAAGAATACTTGCTGTCCATGTTGAATATTGATACTTCGGATTTGGAAACTGAATTTTTATTCATTGATGACAATACAATGCAAATATCCAAGGAACTGTTAAAGAAATTTAAAGCAGACCGATGTGTTACAGATATAATAGATGCCGAAAACAGACAGGAGTATATACGCACAGACATGACCCACAAGTGGAACAACGTACTTATAGAAAAGGTTGCACACTATCGCAACATAATACTTTCAGCAGCCCGGGAAAAAAATTACGATTTTCTATTTATGGTGGACTCAGACCTCCTTCTTCACCCTGATACTCTAAAGCACCTGATCTCTTTGAATAAAGACATAATATCGGAAATCTTCTGGACTAAATGGGCACCGGGAGGTATGGAATACCCTCAGGTATGGCTCTATGATCACAATACCCTTCATGAAATTGAAAGAGGTAAATTTTTATCAGAGTCAGAGATAAAGTCAAGAACAAATAAGTTCATGAATAAGCTAAAAATACCCGGAGTATACAAGGTAGGCGGCTTAGGCGCCTGCACACTTATATCCCAAAAAGTCCTAAGAAGCACGATATCCTATGATAACCTTCCAAACATCAGCTTCCAGGGAGAAGACAGGCATTTTTGCATAAGAGCTGCGGCATTGGGTTTCGAATTATATGTGGACACTCATTATCCTGCATATCATATTTATAGAAGAAAAAATCTTGATAATGTTGAAAAATTCAAAGTAAAGTGCGGATACAGCATAATGAATATTTAA